A section of the Gottschalkia purinilytica genome encodes:
- the asrB gene encoding anaerobic sulfite reductase subunit AsrB, which produces MKNNIYLPFKSKIIDIIPQTDIDFTFRMEFKGDVKPGQFFEVSIPKYGEAPISVSEIGEDYVDLTIRRVGKVTDIIHTFSQGQHLFLRGPYGNGFDINIYKNKEIIIAAGGTGLAPVKGVIDYFIKNLEEVKKFTLICGFKSPKDILFKEEVEKWNKYIDVMLTVDESDEEYNGRKGLITEHIKDISIKNLDETNVIVVGPPIMMEFTTKEFIKRGINEENIWVSHERKMCCGVGKCGHCKINDVYICLDGPVFNYSKAKALVD; this is translated from the coding sequence ATGAAAAATAATATTTATTTACCTTTTAAATCAAAAATCATAGACATAATACCCCAAACCGATATAGATTTTACATTTAGAATGGAATTTAAAGGAGATGTAAAACCAGGACAATTTTTCGAAGTATCAATTCCAAAGTATGGGGAAGCTCCTATATCTGTATCAGAAATAGGTGAAGATTATGTAGATTTAACTATTAGGAGAGTTGGAAAGGTCACAGATATAATACATACATTTTCTCAAGGACAACATCTCTTTTTGAGAGGTCCTTATGGAAATGGATTTGATATAAATATATATAAGAATAAAGAAATAATTATTGCTGCCGGTGGGACTGGACTTGCACCTGTTAAAGGTGTTATAGATTACTTTATTAAGAATTTAGAAGAAGTTAAGAAATTTACTCTTATATGTGGTTTTAAGTCTCCAAAAGATATACTTTTTAAAGAAGAGGTTGAAAAATGGAATAAATATATAGATGTTATGCTAACAGTAGACGAATCAGATGAAGAATACAATGGAAGGAAAGGACTTATTACAGAACATATTAAAGATATTTCAATAAAAAATTTAGATGAAACAAATGTAATAGTGGTAGGCCCTCCTATTATGATGGAATTTACTACAAAAGAATTTATAAAAAGAGGGATAAATGAAGAAAATATATGGGTTTCTCATGAGAGAAAGATGTGTTGTGGAGTAGGAAAATGTGGTCATTGCAAAATTAATGATGTATATATTTGTTTAGATGGTCCTGTTTTTAACTATAGTAAAGCTAAGGCACTAGTAGACTAA
- the asrC gene encoding sulfite reductase subunit C, with protein MDINTKKLKKNAFRVTKERGKTAARIRVPGGHIESKHLRILQNIADKYGNGTLHITTRQGFEIPGIPMKYIPDVNKELQSIIEGLEINQVSPNSGYPASGTRNVSACIGNNVCPFANYNTTKFAKNLEKAIFPNDYHVKIALTGCPNDCIKARMQDFGIIGMTDPEYEAYRCIGCEVCVKNCKKKVTGALKFENYKVKRDSEKCIGCGECILKCPTSAWTRSNERYYKLVIMGRTGKKRPRIAKEFVTWIDEKSIIKIILNTYDYIEKYIDKDAPGGKEHIGYIVDRTGFQEFKKWALKDVELGEKAIVESNIYWE; from the coding sequence ATGGATATAAACACAAAAAAATTAAAGAAAAATGCTTTTAGAGTGACTAAGGAAAGAGGAAAGACAGCAGCTAGGATAAGAGTACCAGGGGGACATATAGAGTCAAAACATTTAAGAATATTACAAAACATAGCTGATAAATATGGGAATGGAACACTTCATATAACTACAAGACAAGGATTCGAAATACCTGGAATACCTATGAAATATATACCAGATGTAAATAAAGAATTACAAAGTATAATAGAAGGTTTAGAAATAAATCAAGTAAGTCCTAATAGCGGATATCCAGCATCAGGAACTCGAAATGTATCTGCATGTATAGGTAATAATGTGTGTCCTTTTGCAAATTACAACACAACTAAATTTGCCAAAAATCTAGAAAAGGCTATATTTCCAAATGATTATCATGTTAAAATAGCTCTGACTGGATGTCCTAATGATTGTATTAAGGCTAGAATGCAAGACTTTGGAATTATAGGAATGACAGATCCAGAATATGAGGCTTATAGATGTATAGGATGTGAAGTATGTGTTAAGAACTGTAAGAAAAAAGTAACTGGAGCTTTGAAATTTGAAAATTATAAAGTTAAGAGAGATAGTGAAAAGTGTATAGGATGTGGAGAATGTATATTAAAATGTCCTACTTCTGCTTGGACTAGAAGTAATGAAAGATATTATAAACTAGTTATTATGGGGAGAACAGGAAAGAAAAGACCAAGAATAGCGAAAGAGTTTGTCACATGGATAGATGAGAAAAGTATAATTAAAATAATTTTAAATACTTATGACTATATAGAGAAGTATATAGATAAAGATGCCCCAGGAGGAAAAGAACATATAGGATATATAGTAGATAGAACTGGGTTTCAGGAATTTAAAAAATGGGCGTTAAAAGATGTAGAATTGGGTGAAAAGGCTATAGTAGAGTCTAATATATATTGGGAGTGA